Proteins encoded in a region of the Corynebacterium genitalium ATCC 33030 genome:
- the rpsO gene encoding 30S ribosomal protein S15 produces the protein MALSTEKKTEILKEYGVHETDTGSPEAQVALLTERINNLTEHLKTHKHDHHSRRGLLLLVGRRRGLLKYLRENNVERYRDLIARLGLRR, from the coding sequence ATGGCTCTTTCCACTGAGAAGAAGACTGAAATCCTCAAGGAGTACGGCGTCCACGAGACCGACACCGGCTCCCCGGAGGCTCAGGTCGCACTGCTGACCGAGCGCATCAACAACCTGACCGAGCACCTGAAGACCCACAAGCACGACCACCACTCCCGTCGTGGCCTGCTGCTGCTCGTCGGTCGCCGCCGCGGTCTGCTGAAGTACCTGCGCGAGAACAACGTTGAGCGTTACCGTGACCTCATCGCTCGCCTGGGGCTGCGCCGCTAA
- a CDS encoding TIGR03085 family metal-binding protein, with protein MSFQQKEREKLAELMLEVGPDAPTLCEGWTTYDLAAHLFIREHRTHLAGGYVVSALKDLTRSAQEKAKQQESYEHLVNEWAAGPPLHIKPLDSFMNVSENFIHHEDVRRGSGTVEPREFSRAVETKLMGAAKMMGKMALTSSDVPVVLTPPNHPPVTLGGKRGLAEQGDRVVRVKGEPGELLLWVTGRDAVQVEIEGNEADIQEVKRQF; from the coding sequence ATGTCGTTTCAGCAAAAAGAACGCGAGAAGCTCGCCGAACTCATGCTCGAGGTCGGCCCCGACGCCCCGACTTTGTGCGAGGGCTGGACTACCTATGACCTAGCAGCCCACCTGTTCATCCGCGAGCACCGCACGCACCTCGCGGGTGGGTACGTCGTATCGGCCCTCAAGGACCTGACTCGATCTGCGCAGGAGAAAGCCAAGCAGCAAGAGTCGTATGAGCACTTGGTCAACGAGTGGGCGGCGGGACCACCGCTGCACATCAAGCCTCTGGACAGCTTCATGAACGTCTCCGAGAACTTCATCCACCATGAGGACGTGCGTCGCGGTTCCGGCACCGTAGAACCGCGCGAGTTCTCTCGCGCTGTCGAGACGAAGCTGATGGGCGCAGCCAAGATGATGGGGAAGATGGCCTTGACGTCCTCCGACGTGCCGGTGGTGCTCACTCCACCGAACCACCCTCCCGTCACGCTCGGCGGCAAGCGCGGTCTGGCTGAGCAAGGCGACCGTGTCGTGCGCGTGAAAGGCGAGCCGGGCGAGTTGCTGCTCTGGGTCACCGGCCGCGACGCTGTCCAGGTCGAAATCGAGGGCAACGAGGCGGACATCCAGGAAGTGAAGCGCCAGTTCTAG
- a CDS encoding polyribonucleotide nucleotidyltransferase, giving the protein MNPPERDLLSKNKHTPDNAVEVNVDEEFGITESVAVLDNGDFGERTIRFETGQLARQAGGSVTTYLDDDTMLLSTVTASNQPREGFDFFPLTVDVEERMYAAGKIPGSFFRREGRPSTEAILACRLIDRPLRPTFVKGLRNEVQVVVTVMSWNPEEYYDVVAINGASAATQLSGLPVSGAVGGVRMALIADDQHPEGQWVAFPNHEQHEAAVFEMVVAGRIVEKKKGRKKVQDVAIMMVEAGAGANAVKLIDGGAPAPTERTVAEGLEAAKPFIQTLCEAQNALADKSAKETQDFPLFPPYSDEVFDAVEKKASKKLSKLLTIPGKHERDDATNEYMEEIEADLLETFAGEDASKEIRAAYNAVMKQIVRDKILSEGFRIDGRGVTDIRDLEVEVELIPRAHGSSLFERGETQILGVTTLDMLKMEQQLDSLHPETSKHYIHHYNFPPYSTGETGRVGSPKRREIGHGALAERALIPVIPSKEDFPYTIRQVSEALGSNGSTSMGSVCASTLSLYNAGVPLAAPVAGIAMGLVSGEVDGETKYVALTDILGAEDAFGDMDFKVAGTSEFITALQLDTKLDGIPSDVLASALDQAKEARETILDTMAEVIEGPDEMSALAPKITTVRVPVSKIGEVIGPKGKTINQITEDTGADVSIEDDGTIYVSAATGEAADAAIEQINSIANPQQPKVGERYLGTVVKTVAFGAFVSLTPGRDGLVHISKLGGDKRIENVEDVVNVGDKIEVEIADIDNRGKISLVPVSEDEDEN; this is encoded by the coding sequence ATCAACCCCCCAGAAAGGGATCTTTTGAGCAAGAACAAGCACACCCCGGACAACGCTGTTGAGGTCAATGTCGACGAGGAGTTCGGGATCACCGAATCCGTCGCTGTTCTGGACAACGGTGACTTCGGTGAGCGCACCATCCGTTTTGAGACGGGCCAGCTGGCACGCCAGGCTGGCGGGTCGGTGACGACCTACCTCGACGATGACACGATGCTGCTGTCCACTGTGACCGCATCTAATCAGCCGCGCGAGGGTTTTGACTTCTTCCCGCTGACCGTCGACGTGGAAGAGCGCATGTACGCCGCGGGCAAGATCCCGGGCTCCTTCTTCCGCCGCGAGGGCCGTCCCTCCACCGAGGCTATTCTGGCCTGCCGCCTGATCGACCGCCCACTGCGCCCGACGTTTGTGAAGGGTCTGCGCAACGAGGTGCAGGTTGTGGTCACGGTCATGAGCTGGAACCCGGAGGAGTACTACGACGTCGTTGCCATCAACGGTGCATCCGCCGCAACGCAGCTGTCCGGCCTGCCGGTCTCGGGCGCTGTCGGTGGTGTGCGCATGGCGCTCATCGCCGACGACCAGCACCCGGAGGGCCAGTGGGTCGCGTTCCCGAACCACGAGCAGCACGAAGCCGCTGTGTTTGAGATGGTCGTTGCCGGCCGCATTGTGGAAAAGAAGAAGGGCCGGAAGAAGGTCCAGGATGTCGCGATCATGATGGTCGAGGCAGGTGCGGGCGCTAACGCCGTGAAGCTTATCGACGGTGGCGCTCCCGCCCCGACCGAGCGCACCGTCGCCGAGGGCCTGGAGGCTGCTAAGCCCTTCATCCAGACTCTGTGCGAGGCGCAGAACGCTCTGGCAGACAAGTCCGCGAAGGAAACCCAGGACTTCCCGCTGTTCCCGCCGTACTCCGACGAGGTCTTCGACGCTGTGGAGAAGAAGGCGTCCAAGAAGCTGTCGAAGCTCTTGACCATCCCGGGCAAGCACGAGCGCGATGACGCGACCAACGAGTACATGGAAGAGATCGAGGCAGATCTGCTCGAGACTTTCGCTGGCGAGGACGCCAGCAAGGAGATTCGCGCCGCGTACAACGCGGTGATGAAGCAGATCGTCCGCGACAAGATCCTCTCCGAGGGCTTCCGTATTGACGGCCGCGGTGTCACCGACATCCGCGACCTCGAGGTCGAGGTCGAGCTCATTCCGCGTGCGCACGGCTCCTCCCTGTTCGAGCGCGGCGAGACCCAGATCCTCGGTGTGACCACCCTGGACATGCTGAAGATGGAGCAGCAGCTGGACTCCCTCCACCCGGAGACATCCAAGCACTACATCCACCACTACAACTTCCCGCCGTACTCCACCGGTGAGACTGGCCGGGTTGGCTCTCCGAAGCGCCGCGAGATCGGCCACGGTGCTCTCGCCGAGCGCGCCCTGATTCCGGTCATTCCGTCGAAGGAGGACTTCCCGTACACGATCCGCCAGGTCTCCGAGGCTCTCGGCTCAAACGGATCGACCTCCATGGGTTCTGTTTGTGCCTCCACGCTGTCGCTGTACAACGCTGGTGTGCCGCTGGCTGCTCCGGTGGCCGGCATCGCCATGGGCCTTGTTTCTGGCGAGGTCGACGGTGAGACCAAGTACGTGGCACTGACCGACATCCTCGGTGCTGAGGACGCGTTCGGCGACATGGACTTCAAGGTCGCTGGTACGTCCGAGTTCATCACTGCTTTGCAGCTGGACACCAAGCTCGACGGTATCCCGTCCGACGTTTTGGCCAGCGCTCTGGATCAGGCGAAGGAAGCCCGCGAGACCATCCTGGACACCATGGCTGAGGTCATCGAAGGCCCGGATGAGATGAGCGCGCTCGCCCCGAAGATCACCACGGTGCGCGTCCCCGTTTCCAAGATCGGTGAGGTCATCGGCCCGAAGGGCAAGACCATCAACCAGATCACCGAGGACACCGGCGCTGACGTCTCCATCGAGGATGACGGCACGATCTACGTGTCCGCCGCTACCGGTGAGGCTGCTGACGCTGCGATCGAACAGATCAACTCGATTGCCAACCCGCAGCAGCCGAAGGTGGGGGAGCGCTACCTGGGCACTGTGGTCAAGACGGTCGCGTTCGGCGCGTTCGTCTCGCTCACCCCGGGCCGCGACGGCCTGGTGCACATCTCCAAGCTCGGCGGCGATAAGCGCATTGAGAACGTCGAGGATGTGGTCAACGTCGGCGACAAGATCGAGGTGGAGATCGCGGACATCGACAACCGCGGCAAGATCTCGCTCGTCCCGGTCTCTGAGGACGAAGACGAGAACTAA
- the dapB gene encoding 4-hydroxy-tetrahydrodipicolinate reductase produces the protein MTIKVGVLGAKGRVGSAVVAGVNAAEDLELVAEVDAGDSLDLLTDNGAEVVVDFTTPGVVMDNLEFCINNGIHAVVGTTGFDEERYGQVRSWLEANQGVGVLIAPNFAISAVLAMAFARQAAPFFDSAEVVEYHHPNKLDAPSGTAVKTAQGIAQARKDAGMGAMPDATEQALDGSRGADVDGVHVHAVRMQGMVAHEEIIFGTTDQSLTIRQDSYGRDSFVPGVLTGVRNVDKHAGLTIGLDSYLGL, from the coding sequence ATGACTATCAAGGTGGGAGTTCTCGGAGCGAAGGGCCGCGTGGGCTCGGCAGTCGTGGCGGGTGTGAACGCCGCTGAGGACTTGGAACTGGTCGCAGAGGTTGACGCAGGCGATTCTTTGGATCTCCTCACCGACAACGGTGCTGAGGTCGTGGTGGACTTCACCACCCCGGGCGTGGTCATGGACAACCTGGAGTTCTGTATCAATAACGGCATTCACGCCGTGGTGGGCACGACTGGTTTCGACGAGGAACGTTACGGCCAGGTGCGTTCCTGGCTCGAGGCCAACCAGGGCGTCGGTGTACTCATCGCGCCGAACTTCGCTATCTCCGCTGTGCTGGCCATGGCGTTCGCCCGCCAAGCAGCTCCGTTCTTCGACTCTGCAGAGGTCGTGGAGTACCACCACCCGAACAAGCTTGACGCTCCGTCGGGCACGGCGGTGAAGACCGCCCAGGGCATTGCGCAGGCCCGCAAGGACGCCGGCATGGGTGCGATGCCTGATGCGACAGAGCAGGCTCTCGACGGTTCGCGCGGTGCCGATGTCGACGGTGTCCACGTGCACGCCGTGCGCATGCAGGGCATGGTCGCCCACGAGGAAATCATCTTCGGCACCACCGACCAGTCCCTGACCATCCGCCAGGATTCCTATGGGCGTGACTCGTTCGTGCCGGGTGTGTTGACGGGTGTTCGGAACGTCGATAAGCATGCGGGACTGACGATCGGCCTGGACTCCTACCTGGGGCTGTAA
- a CDS encoding FtsK/SpoIIIE family DNA translocase gives MSVTSTQRRGGARDTGGTRPYRGRSTSDSTGSTRAADTANERVGSAVGAVGRGLGNAARGATSSFRAVGGGASGGRGRKRRDENLLDDDQPTTGRGSRALTPEEAYADETTPKSTRRKRTTRDTSPATEPAADSRSADADYADAAVGLNGRRVDAVGLVLIGLAAILGASVWLDIAGPVGAAIANGTHWVIGAGALVLPVILVCVAIAIMLRLGSNASERAHSGLGLTIIGICMLGLIHIFAGTPETWEGRRVAGGAIGAFVGGPLSAGFSPYVAVPLLILVIVYAALLATGITVRESFDYIRALFRSIADNARTPDPEDDLADDDMYGHVEDDLDNIAEGRSRRPRGSSARVEPTLFDVPTDSNYDDYDDYDQVDRGGGANRTQVLDPQAEPPRKKRSTRKKVAVAPTTVDDDIDGTDIDGADTHATDTADAADSADPVAQSREQMRQAIIARSGIDASAVPASTPNSEKEKAKSGQADKGDAADQPQAREPETWSQTDYTVPSTSLLVAGQAPKTRTEANDRMIEAITDVFEEFNVDARVTGFSRGPTVTRYEVELGPGVKVSKITNLQSNLAYAVATDNVRLLTPIPGKSAVGIEVPNADREMVRLRDVLEAPNVRGDHDPMLIGLGKNIEGDFVSASVQKMPHLLVAGSTGSGKSAFVNSMLVSLLTRATPEEVRLILVDPKMVELTPYEGIPHLITPIITQPKKAAAALQWLVEEMEQRYMDMKSARVRHIKDFNKKVRSGELQAPPGSEREMRPYPLIICVVDELADLMMTAPKEIEDSIVRITQKARAAGIHLVLATQRPSVDVVTGLIKTNVPSRLAFATSSLTDSRVILDQGGAEKLIGMGDGLFIPQGAGKPQRLQGAFVSDEEIQAVVDAVKEQGEPHYTEGVTEEKAAEKKDIDEEIGKDMDDLLEAVELVVTSQLGSTSMLQRKLRIGFAKAGRLMDLMETRGVVGPSEGSKAREVLVKPEELDTILWMIKGADPADAPKEVLDDASDATDGAADDGDATPSSDAEGDTKTVKATYNPSGGAF, from the coding sequence ATGTCTGTCACCAGTACCCAGCGCCGCGGCGGCGCGCGCGACACCGGCGGAACTCGCCCGTACCGTGGCCGCTCTACGTCCGATTCCACCGGCTCCACACGTGCAGCCGACACCGCCAACGAGCGTGTCGGCTCTGCTGTCGGCGCCGTCGGGCGCGGGCTGGGCAACGCCGCTCGCGGGGCCACCAGCTCATTCCGGGCCGTTGGTGGGGGAGCCAGCGGTGGGCGCGGCCGTAAGCGCCGCGACGAAAACTTGCTTGACGACGATCAGCCCACCACTGGCCGCGGATCCCGCGCCTTGACCCCTGAAGAGGCCTACGCCGACGAGACCACCCCGAAGTCGACACGGCGCAAGCGGACGACGCGCGACACTTCTCCCGCAACGGAACCGGCAGCTGATTCCCGTTCTGCTGACGCTGATTATGCCGACGCCGCCGTGGGGCTCAACGGCCGACGCGTTGACGCGGTCGGCCTTGTGCTCATCGGCCTAGCGGCGATCCTTGGCGCTTCGGTGTGGTTGGATATTGCCGGCCCGGTCGGGGCGGCCATTGCGAACGGGACCCACTGGGTCATTGGTGCCGGCGCTCTCGTGCTGCCCGTGATCCTCGTCTGCGTTGCCATCGCGATCATGCTCCGCCTGGGGTCGAACGCGTCCGAGCGCGCGCACAGCGGTTTGGGTCTGACCATCATCGGCATCTGCATGCTCGGTCTGATCCACATCTTCGCCGGAACGCCCGAAACATGGGAAGGCCGACGCGTCGCCGGGGGTGCGATCGGCGCTTTCGTCGGTGGCCCGCTCAGCGCAGGCTTTAGCCCGTACGTCGCTGTGCCGCTGCTGATTCTCGTCATCGTCTACGCTGCGCTGTTGGCTACGGGTATTACCGTGCGTGAATCCTTCGACTACATCCGCGCACTGTTCCGCAGCATCGCTGACAATGCGCGCACGCCCGACCCGGAGGACGACCTCGCCGACGATGACATGTACGGCCATGTCGAAGACGACCTCGATAACATCGCCGAGGGTCGCTCACGCCGCCCGCGCGGGTCCAGCGCTCGCGTAGAGCCCACGCTTTTCGACGTCCCCACCGACAGCAACTACGACGACTACGACGACTACGACCAGGTCGACCGTGGCGGTGGCGCTAACCGCACCCAAGTGCTGGACCCGCAGGCAGAACCACCGCGGAAGAAGCGTTCGACCCGCAAGAAGGTCGCTGTCGCACCGACCACCGTGGACGACGACATCGACGGCACTGACATTGACGGTGCCGACACCCACGCAACGGACACCGCTGACGCTGCTGACTCTGCAGACCCTGTCGCGCAGTCGCGTGAGCAGATGCGCCAGGCGATCATCGCTCGCTCCGGCATTGACGCATCGGCTGTGCCCGCATCTACTCCGAACTCGGAGAAGGAGAAGGCGAAGTCCGGCCAGGCCGACAAGGGTGACGCCGCTGACCAACCTCAGGCGCGTGAGCCGGAGACGTGGTCGCAGACGGATTACACGGTGCCGTCGACAAGCTTGCTCGTGGCTGGCCAAGCGCCGAAGACACGCACTGAGGCCAATGACCGGATGATCGAGGCGATCACCGATGTCTTCGAGGAGTTCAATGTCGACGCCCGCGTGACCGGGTTCTCGCGCGGACCGACAGTCACGCGTTATGAGGTCGAGCTCGGCCCTGGTGTGAAGGTCTCCAAGATCACGAACTTGCAGTCCAACCTGGCCTACGCTGTGGCAACCGACAACGTCCGTCTGCTCACCCCGATTCCCGGCAAGTCCGCTGTGGGTATTGAGGTCCCCAACGCCGACCGTGAGATGGTCCGCCTGCGCGACGTGCTCGAAGCGCCGAATGTGCGTGGCGACCATGACCCGATGCTCATCGGCCTGGGCAAGAACATCGAAGGCGATTTCGTGTCCGCGTCGGTGCAGAAGATGCCGCACCTGCTGGTGGCGGGTTCGACCGGTTCCGGTAAGTCGGCGTTTGTGAACTCGATGCTGGTGTCACTGCTGACGCGTGCGACGCCGGAAGAGGTGCGCCTGATCCTCGTTGACCCGAAGATGGTCGAGCTCACCCCGTACGAAGGCATCCCGCACCTGATCACCCCGATCATTACGCAGCCGAAGAAGGCCGCGGCCGCCCTGCAGTGGCTGGTTGAAGAGATGGAGCAGCGCTACATGGACATGAAGTCCGCGCGCGTGCGCCACATCAAGGACTTCAACAAGAAGGTCCGCTCCGGCGAGCTGCAGGCACCTCCGGGGTCCGAGCGTGAAATGCGTCCGTACCCGCTCATCATCTGCGTTGTCGACGAGCTCGCGGACCTGATGATGACCGCGCCGAAGGAGATCGAGGATTCGATTGTCCGCATCACCCAGAAGGCCCGCGCGGCGGGCATCCACCTGGTGCTGGCCACGCAGCGCCCGTCTGTCGACGTGGTCACCGGCCTGATCAAGACGAACGTGCCGTCACGTCTCGCCTTTGCGACGTCCTCTCTCACGGACTCCCGCGTCATCCTGGATCAGGGCGGCGCCGAGAAGCTCATCGGTATGGGTGACGGCCTGTTCATCCCGCAGGGCGCTGGCAAACCGCAGCGTCTGCAAGGCGCGTTCGTGTCCGATGAGGAAATCCAGGCCGTTGTGGACGCCGTCAAGGAGCAGGGCGAGCCGCACTACACCGAGGGTGTCACCGAGGAGAAAGCTGCCGAGAAGAAGGACATTGACGAGGAGATCGGCAAGGACATGGACGACCTCCTCGAGGCCGTCGAACTCGTGGTCACCTCCCAGCTCGGCTCCACGTCCATGCTGCAGCGCAAGCTGCGCATCGGCTTTGCCAAGGCCGGCCGCTTGATGGACCTGATGGAAACCCGCGGCGTCGTCGGCCCGTCCGAAGGCTCAAAGGCCCGCGAGGTGCTGGTCAAGCCGGAAGAGCTGGACACCATCTTGTGGATGATCAAGGGTGCAGATCCGGCAGACGCGCCCAAGGAAGTGCTTGACGACGCCTCCGATGCCACCGACGGTGCCGCCGACGACGGCGATGCGACTCCGTCGTCGGATGCCGAAGGCGACACGAAAACTGTCAAGGCCACGTACAACCCATCCGGCGGAGCGTTCTAG
- the thyX gene encoding FAD-dependent thymidylate synthase — protein MTQSRNLDVQLIAATSFAAPADVAWEQDGQATDAEALVEFAGRACYETFDKPNPHTAANDAYLRHILEVGHDALLEHATATLYIRGLSRSAGNELLRHRHLSFSQLSQRFVPAAEADVVIPDAIADDADLKRIFLAAVDESRFVYEELLGALEENTEDEPNALLRKKKARQAARAILPNATETRFVVTGNYRAWRGFIAARASEHADVEIRALAIACLEILKKQAPALFDDFLISTLADGSVMATSPYAG, from the coding sequence ATGACGCAAAGCAGGAATCTCGATGTCCAACTGATCGCCGCAACTTCGTTTGCGGCGCCAGCGGATGTCGCGTGGGAGCAGGATGGGCAGGCCACGGATGCCGAAGCACTCGTGGAGTTCGCGGGCCGGGCGTGTTACGAGACCTTCGACAAGCCCAACCCGCACACCGCTGCCAACGACGCGTACCTGCGACACATCCTCGAAGTGGGGCACGACGCGTTGCTCGAGCACGCCACCGCGACGCTGTACATCCGCGGGCTGTCGCGTTCTGCAGGCAACGAGTTGCTGCGCCACCGCCACCTGTCGTTTTCGCAATTGAGCCAGCGCTTTGTGCCTGCCGCTGAAGCAGATGTGGTCATCCCGGACGCCATCGCGGACGACGCGGATCTCAAACGCATCTTCCTCGCCGCTGTCGATGAATCGCGCTTCGTCTACGAGGAGCTTTTGGGCGCGCTGGAGGAGAACACTGAGGACGAGCCGAACGCGCTGCTGCGCAAGAAGAAGGCCCGCCAGGCCGCGCGCGCGATCCTGCCGAATGCCACTGAGACGCGCTTCGTGGTCACCGGCAACTACCGCGCCTGGCGCGGCTTCATTGCGGCGCGCGCCAGTGAACACGCTGACGTGGAAATCCGCGCGCTCGCCATCGCGTGCTTAGAGATTCTTAAAAAGCAAGCACCAGCGCTTTTCGACGACTTCCTCATCAGTACGCTTGCCGACGGTTCCGTCATGGCCACCAGCCCGTACGCCGGATAG
- a CDS encoding ribonuclease J: protein MNESRNRSRKVSRKAGPPEAGDQQPVFQTPDTPPADNNADAGNDRGGRDNQGSNNNGGGNGKNDNGGNGGGSNNGGNRSGNNRGGNGGNGGNGGGGNNRGRGRGRGGRGGGRGDNRRNPMKSMQGADLTKRLPAPQKPANGALRIYALGGISEIGRNMTVFEYNGRLLIVDCGVLFPSSDEPGVDLILPDFGPIENKLDKVDALVVTHGHEDHIGAIPWLLKLRPDIPIYSARFTNALIAAKTREHRQKPKLHEVNEKSEITAGPFNLRFWRVGHSIPDCLGVVIKTGAGTVCMTGDIKLDMTPYDNKPTDLPALARYGDEGIDLFLCDSTNATIPGISSSEAGIEETLIRLVQGAKQRVVLASFASNVSRVQMAINAAVASGRKVAFNGRSMIRNMEIAEKMSMLKAPRGTIIPIEEAAKMAPHRVMLITTGTQGEPMAALSRMSRREHRQITVRDGDLIILSSSLIPGNEEAVFAVINNLAQIGATVVTNEDAHVHASGHGYAGELLFLYNIARPRNAMPVHGEWRHLRANKELAIATGVKPENTVLAQNGVVVDMVDGKITVAGQYQVGHLYVDGTTMGDVDPDVLADRTSLASGGVISITCLIDDRTGSLIEKPKVSTTGLIDDDRGVVPVIQELVETTMSDLAAEGENDPYRMVQQLRRRISRTIEQKYKREPVILPTVVPMNTDDITPASPEEIAESRESL, encoded by the coding sequence ATGAATGAATCCCGTAACCGCTCCCGCAAGGTGTCCCGCAAGGCGGGCCCGCCAGAGGCTGGCGACCAGCAACCGGTGTTCCAGACCCCGGACACCCCGCCCGCCGACAACAATGCCGATGCCGGCAACGACCGTGGGGGCCGGGATAACCAGGGCTCCAACAATAACGGCGGCGGCAACGGCAAGAACGACAACGGCGGCAACGGTGGCGGTTCGAACAACGGCGGTAACCGCTCTGGCAACAACCGCGGCGGAAACGGTGGCAACGGCGGAAATGGCGGCGGTGGCAACAACCGTGGCCGTGGACGCGGACGTGGCGGCCGTGGGGGAGGCCGCGGTGACAACCGCCGTAACCCAATGAAGTCGATGCAGGGTGCGGACCTGACGAAGCGTCTGCCCGCCCCGCAGAAGCCGGCAAACGGTGCGCTGCGTATTTACGCGCTCGGCGGCATCTCTGAGATTGGCCGCAACATGACCGTGTTCGAGTACAACGGTCGCCTGCTCATTGTGGACTGCGGTGTGCTCTTCCCGTCTTCGGACGAGCCGGGTGTGGATCTCATCCTGCCGGACTTCGGTCCGATCGAGAACAAGCTGGATAAGGTTGACGCGCTCGTGGTCACGCACGGGCACGAGGACCACATCGGCGCGATTCCGTGGCTGCTCAAGCTGCGCCCGGACATCCCGATTTACTCCGCGCGCTTCACCAACGCGCTCATCGCGGCCAAGACCCGCGAACACCGCCAGAAGCCGAAGCTGCACGAGGTCAACGAGAAGTCGGAGATCACAGCAGGCCCGTTCAACCTGCGCTTCTGGCGCGTAGGCCACTCGATTCCGGACTGCCTCGGTGTGGTGATCAAGACCGGTGCCGGCACCGTATGCATGACCGGTGACATCAAGCTGGACATGACCCCGTACGACAACAAGCCGACGGACCTGCCCGCGCTGGCCCGCTACGGCGACGAGGGCATCGACCTGTTCCTCTGCGACTCCACGAACGCCACCATTCCGGGCATCTCCAGTTCGGAGGCTGGCATCGAGGAGACACTGATCCGCCTAGTCCAGGGTGCGAAGCAGCGCGTCGTCCTCGCATCCTTCGCCTCGAACGTGTCCCGCGTGCAAATGGCGATCAACGCTGCGGTGGCGTCGGGCCGCAAGGTCGCCTTCAACGGCCGCTCCATGATCCGCAACATGGAGATCGCGGAGAAGATGAGCATGCTCAAGGCTCCACGCGGCACGATCATCCCGATCGAAGAGGCCGCGAAGATGGCCCCGCACCGCGTCATGCTCATCACCACCGGTACGCAGGGTGAGCCGATGGCGGCGCTGTCGCGCATGTCGCGCCGCGAACACCGCCAGATCACGGTACGTGACGGCGACCTGATCATCCTGTCCTCCTCGCTCATTCCGGGCAACGAGGAAGCGGTCTTCGCTGTGATCAACAACCTCGCTCAGATCGGTGCGACGGTGGTGACCAACGAGGATGCTCACGTCCACGCGTCCGGTCACGGTTACGCCGGCGAGCTACTGTTCCTCTACAACATTGCTCGCCCGCGTAATGCCATGCCGGTCCACGGTGAGTGGCGCCACCTGCGTGCCAACAAGGAGCTGGCAATTGCGACTGGCGTGAAGCCAGAGAACACTGTTCTGGCGCAGAACGGTGTGGTCGTGGACATGGTCGACGGCAAGATCACGGTCGCTGGCCAGTACCAGGTTGGTCACCTCTACGTTGATGGCACCACCATGGGCGATGTCGACCCGGATGTTCTGGCAGACCGCACTTCACTGGCGTCCGGCGGTGTCATCTCCATTACCTGTCTGATCGACGACCGCACAGGCAGCCTCATCGAGAAGCCGAAGGTGTCTACCACAGGTCTCATCGACGATGATCGTGGTGTCGTCCCGGTCATCCAGGAGCTGGTGGAGACCACCATGTCTGACCTGGCTGCCGAGGGTGAGAATGACCCGTACCGCATGGTGCAGCAGCTGCGCCGGCGCATTTCCCGCACCATCGAGCAGAAGTACAAGCGCGAGCCAGTCATTCTGCCGACCGTGGTGCCGATGAACACCGACGACATCACCCCGGCGTCGCCCGAGGAGATCGCGGAGTCCCGCGAGTCGCTGTAG
- the dapA gene encoding 4-hydroxy-tetrahydrodipicolinate synthase — protein sequence MGITKNELGTVGVAMATPFDSNGDLDLETGRRLAAHLVDNGVDLLILGGTTGESPTTSADEKLQLITAVREELGDRVKIMAGSGTNDTRSSIELSRASRDAGADSLLVVTPYYSKPSQAGLLAHFSAVAEATELPICLYDIPGRSAIPIAGDTIRALAELPTVKAVKDAKGDMLEATAIINDTGLDWYSGDDVLNLPWFSLGAIGVISVIAHAAPGLMREMVTSFEEGDLARAREINANTMCVLAGQQAVLGGVTFAKAALRLQGIEVGDPRLPIVAPDEKQLEALRRDMEKAGVL from the coding sequence ATGGGCATTACTAAGAATGAATTAGGAACCGTCGGCGTCGCCATGGCCACCCCGTTCGACAGCAACGGTGACCTGGATCTCGAGACAGGCCGGAGGTTGGCGGCCCACCTCGTAGACAACGGGGTCGACCTGCTGATCTTGGGTGGCACGACCGGAGAATCGCCGACCACGTCCGCCGATGAGAAGCTCCAGTTGATCACAGCGGTGCGTGAGGAGCTCGGCGACCGCGTCAAGATCATGGCCGGCTCGGGCACGAACGACACCCGCTCCTCGATCGAGCTGTCGCGGGCCTCCCGCGATGCCGGGGCAGACTCCCTGCTGGTTGTCACCCCGTACTACTCCAAGCCGTCCCAAGCGGGACTTCTCGCTCACTTCAGCGCTGTGGCGGAGGCGACGGAACTACCGATCTGCCTCTACGACATTCCCGGCCGCTCCGCGATCCCCATCGCCGGCGACACCATCCGCGCGTTGGCGGAACTGCCTACCGTCAAAGCCGTGAAGGATGCGAAGGGCGACATGCTGGAGGCCACCGCGATTATCAATGACACGGGGCTGGACTGGTACTCTGGCGACGACGTTCTCAACCTGCCGTGGTTCTCCCTCGGCGCGATCGGTGTGATCTCCGTGATTGCGCACGCCGCACCAGGGTTGATGAGAGAAATGGTGACAAGCTTCGAGGAAGGCGACCTCGCCCGAGCTCGGGAAATCAACGCCAACACCATGTGCGTGCTTGCTGGACAGCAGGCCGTGCTTGGTGGAGTGACATTTGCAAAGGCAGCCCTGCGCTTGCAGGGCATCGAGGTCGGAGACCCCCGTCTGCCCATCGTCGCACCCGACGAGAAGCAGCTGGAGGCGCTGCGACGTGACATGGAAAAGGCTGGAGTCCTTTAA